A portion of the Lolium rigidum isolate FL_2022 chromosome 1, APGP_CSIRO_Lrig_0.1, whole genome shotgun sequence genome contains these proteins:
- the LOC124678599 gene encoding 60S ribosome subunit biogenesis protein NIP7 homolog, with translation MRPLDEKETTMVFEKLFKFTGPNLKHLLERPSAEGPDAEPGRYCLRLHKNRVFYASESLVRRATAVSRVRLAGVGTPIGKFTHGGAFHLTVHALDLLAAHARRRVWLKPDTERSFLFGNSVPKSALARITENTKSGDGVVVMSMADVPLGFGVAARGAQDCRKADTNAVVVLHQSDAGEYLRKEEELM, from the coding sequence atgAGGCCGCTCGACGAGAAGGAGACCACGATGGTCTTCGAGAAGCTCTTCAAGTTCACGGGCCCCAACCTGAAGCACCTCCTGGAGCGGCCCTCGGCGGAGGGGCCCGACGCGGAGCCCGGCCGCTACTGCCTGCGCCTCCACAAGAACCGCGTCTTCTACGCCTCCGAATCGCTGGTccgccgcgccaccgccgtgtCCCGCGTCCGCCTCGCCGGGGTCGGCACGCCCATCGGCAAGTTCACCCACGGCGGCGCCTTCCACCTCACGGTCCACGCGCTCGACCTCCTCGCCGCgcacgcgcgccgccgcgtctGGCTCAAGCCCGACACCGAGCGCTCCTTCCTCTTCGGGAACTCGGTGCCCAAGTCCGCGCTCGCGCGCATCACCGAGAACACCAAGTCGGGCGACGGCGTCGTCGTCATGTCCATGGCCGACGTGCCGCTCGGGTTCGGGGTCGCCGCCAGGGGCGCGCAGGACTGCAGGAAGGCCGACACCAACGCCGTGGTGGTCTTGCACCAGTCGGATGCCGGCGAGTACCTGCGCAAGGAGGAGGAGCTCATGTGA